CGAGATCCTCGACGATGTGCGGGGAGACCTTGAACTTCAGGGGGCTGACATCGATTTCTGGGGGCATTGGGGGAGGCGATGCGCCCGGATTTGAAGCAACTCGCCCGCGCCTTGGCGAGCCGGTAAAGCGCGCCCGACCGTGCCGGCATTCGGCGAATTGTGTTGAAACATGTAATCAGATTACATGTTTGTCTGCATGAAGGAAAATCGTGGTCGACGCAGGAAGTCCCCGCTCAGCCGCGCCGAGCAGACCCGCGAGGCGCAGCGCCGCTTCCGCCGGAGGATGCAACGCGAGGGCAAGTTTCCGATGCAGGCCTATGTCGACCGCGACTTGGTTCAGATCGTCGACGCGGACGCGAAGCACCGCGGCGAGACGCGGGGCGACCGGGTCGAGTGGGCACTGCGCCGCGCGTTCGCGAAGACCGGAGGTCGCCAATGAGACCAGCGCCGGCGCCTACCATGATCGAGATGTTCTCAGGAGCGGGCCTCCTGAGCTACGCATTCACGATGGAGGGGTTCGAGCCCATCCAGGCCGTGGAACTCTGCCCGCACGCGGCGGACACCTACCGCCGCAACCTCGGCCCGCACGTCGTGCAGGCGGACATCCGGAACGTCGATCCCGTTGGACCTTGCGACATCATCACGGCGGGCCCCCCTTGCCAGGGCTTCTCCACCTTGGGGAAGCGACAACAGAACGACCCGCGCAACTTTCTTTCCTTCGAGGTGGCCAAATGGGCCGAGCTGACCGGCGCGTCGGTCGTCGTGATCGAGAACGTCGCGGCCTTTCTTGACTCCCCCATCTGGGAGCGCCTTGCGCGGCGCCTTCGCAGGCTCGGCTACCAAGTCGATGCCCAGGTGCTCAACGCGGTGGATTTCGGCGTGCCGCAGCTGCGCACGCGTTCGTTCACCATCGCCTCCAAGCTGGGCCTGCCGGAGATCACCCCGCTCCGCGGCGGATGCCGCACCGTTCGCAGGGCGATCGATGGCCTTGGTAGCCCCGCCGCCGGCAATGACCATCTCCATCGTGCGCGCCCACTATCCCCTCTCGCCGAAGCTCGCATTCGCGCCATCCCGCCCGGTGGCGACAAGCGCGACATCATGAAGAGACGTCCGGAACTGGCCCCGCGCTCCTGGTGGAACGTCCACAGCGAGGCGACCGACGTCTGGGGGCGCATGGAATTGGATGCTCCCGCGAACACCCTGCGCACCGCATTCATCAATCCGTCAAAAGGCCGTTACATCCACCCGACGGCTGACCGGATGATCACGCTGAGGGAGGCGGCGCGCATCCACAGCATCCCCGACCACTGGCAGTTTTGCGGCCCGGATTCGTACATCGCTCGCCAGATTGGAAACAGTGTGCCGCCGCGGATGGGCCGTGCCGTCGCGCGCGCGGTCGCGGCGCTTTTCTCGCGTCAGACATCGCGACGCGCGGCCTGAGACAATGGTTCGGCGTGACGCCCACGCCGGCGCGGGATCGCCTCCCCTCAGGACACCGGCACGGAGTCGCGTAGACGAACTGCTGCACTCCAGAAGCTCTCTTGCTGCCGTTGGTTGGTACACACGAAGGCGTCGCGATTCCGGCGCGGGTCGGAATTTTGGTGCGCGGCATCGTCGCCTGGATGACATCCATCATGATTCAGGCGAGTGCCGTTTCTCAAATCCCATGAAAAACCGCGCCTTCTGGCTGATACTCGGCACGCTGATTTGCTTTGGCTTCGCCTGGCACGATTTCCCGGCGTACGCTGATCGGTTGGGCAAGATTCAAACCGATTACCAAGCCAAAAAAATCGACCACGCGACACGTTCGCAAATGGTGGTGACCGCAATGGTCGAGAACACCGGAGCCACGTGGAAATGGCACCTCGGAGGATTTCTCCTGTTGTGCGGAGCGATGCACTACGGACACACGCAAGTGCGGAGTTGGTTGGCGAAACTTGGCTTCGCTCTGCCCACGGTGGCGGTGTTTCTCCTCGCCACGGCATTCTTTCTGGTCGCGGATGAAAGCGCCAAGTTTCTGCCGGAGCGATGCCGAGCCGAGCTGTTCGAGGAGCTGATCAAGATCAAGCTCGGCTCGATCGTGGTGAGTTTGTTCGCCGGACGCATGTGCTTTGAGATGTTCAAACCGGTTTTCTCGAGCGACGCGCGCTGACGCTGGAATACCGAGGGATCATGTTGGTATGGGAAGCGGCACGTGACCGGCGCGAATGGCCGAAATCCGAGCAGAGCGGCGCTCCGCTTGAGTCCGCAGATCCCGCACCTGCCATCATCCTTTGTGCAGCGACTGCGATTGGCGTTCACTCGAAACAACTATTAGCGCCACTTTGGTGCGTTTCGAATTCGGGCTTCCACCACCACTTTTGAGAGCTGCCTCGAGCCTTTCGAGGCAGCTCTTTGCTTTTCAGCAGGATGACTGATCGAAGCACGTCCGTGGAGGATATACCGCGGGCATCCACGCTGGGCCGCCGAGCGATCTTCCGATCATTCGGCAGAGCGGACCGGCCGGGTCAGTATACCGGGCGAGATCAGCGATCCCTCTCGTATTTCGTCAGCAGAAGGTAGTCGATGCCGATGCGCGTGCCGGGCGAAGTGAACGCGGTGAGGTAGGCAACGTTGTAGGTGCCCGGGCTTGGCAACACGAAGGAACCGAAGTCGGTGTTCATGTCGTTGCCATCGCGAATCTGCGGCGTCGCGCTGTAAACCGCCGTGCGGGTGCGGCCGACGGTGTAGCCGTCGACGAGCGCCACGAACCGGCCCTGGTCCGTCGCGGCGAGGAAGCCCGTCTCGAGGCGGTAGACGCCCGCGGGGAGCGGGTCGAACTGGAAGCGCACGTAGTCGCCGAGACCGATGTCGGCATCCACATACGAACCGGAGGCGGGCGGCGGATTCGCGGCAATCGCCCAGGTGCCACCGCTTACCGTGGTCGGCAACAGCTCGGCTTCGCGGCGGATCACCGTCTGGACACGGGTGCTGCGGATCGTGTCCAACCCGAGTGCGTATCCGGTGCTGCAATCCGCGGCCCCGGTCACGCGGAACGTCAGCGTGTGCGCCCCGGCGGCGAGTGAATAGCTGCCGATCCCGACCTCGGTGCATCCGACCGCGTAGGCATAGGTGTCGATCGGCGCATAGACATCGGTGCCGTCGAGATTCATCTGGAACCGCGCGCCGTCCGGTCCGCTGACGTAGCGCACGGCGAGAAAATAGAGGCCGGCGTCGGGGACGCTGAAGGTGTAGGTCACGGTGTCCATCACGCCAAGCAGCGTCACCTTCGAGTAGCTGCCGCCGCGCGCATTGAAGTAGGTCGGTGTCGTGAACGTGGCGCCGCCGCTCGCCGTGATGGGAAGCTGGTCGGCCTGGGCGACAATTCCGAGCGCGGCTGGAACGAGGGCAAACGAATCGAGGCCGATCGTGTAGCCGGTGCTGGCGGCATTCTTGCCGACGATCTCGAGGCGAATCATGTGCTGGCCAGCGGTGGCGAAGGTGACGGAGCCGTGGCGCGTGGCGACGAAGGCGGGCGAAACGGAGTAGCCGTCGACCACCGGGCCCGTGGGCAAGCCGTCGACTGTCACCTGGAACATCCCGCGACTGCTGAATTTCTTCACCATGCTGCTGAGCGAATAGAGCCCGGGCGCCGGCACGAAGACGCTGAAATCCACGTAGTCGCCGACCGCGTTCAGATTGCACAATTCGAGCGCGCCATTGCTGGCGCCGGCATCGGTGAGGCGTCCGGCGCTGTCACCCGGCGAGGGCGTGGCGGTGATATCTTCGCCTTCGATCGGACTGAGGGCCGACAGGCGATAGTAGTCGAGCGCGGCGCTGTAGCCGGTCGCGGTCGCGCTCTTGCCGAGCACGGTCAGACGCAGCACGTGCGTGCCGGCGGTCAGCGTGCACGCGCCGAGGCTCGCGTCGGGATAGCCCAAGGCGTTGGTTGACTGGTCGAGCGCTCCGCCGACGTCCACGCCATCGACACTCACCTGGACGATCGCACGGCTCGGATCGGCTTTGTAGCCGAGATTCAACCAGTAGGTGCCGCTGGCGGGCGCGGTGAACGTGTATTGCACCCAATCGCCCGCGGCGGTCAGAGCGGCTTTGCTGAACTTGCCGCCGCTCGCTGCGGTGTCGGTGATCGCGGTGATCGTCTGGCCGGCGTTGACGGTGGCCGTGAGCGACTCGGCCTCGACGCGTCCGGACTGGCGCGCGGGCGCGGCAACGGTCGGCAGCGAGAGCGTGACCTTGACGGCCTCGCGACCGGACGTGACGTCGAAAGGGACTTCGAGCGTGCCACTCGCAGAGGGTTTCCAGTCGCCCTCCGAGATCAAGGGCAGCGTCGTGAGCTCCGCCTCGGTGAGCGGCAGGCGCTCGGCTTTGACGTGCACGTAGCCGCTCGCGTCGAGGAGACCGGATGCAGGCGTGACGTTGGTAAATCTCACTTTCCCCGTGCCGCCGGTGTAGCTCGATTTCTCCGTCGTGCCGACGAGCGCGATGACGCGATGCGCGGTCGAGTCGAACGAGGCGAGCCCATCCAGGTTCGGCGCGGAGGTGCGATCGACCGTGAGCGTGGAGCCGCTCATTTCCCCGTAGCTTTGATAACTCCACCACGCGCCGCGCGGGAGCATGGTGTCGGGCGTGATCAGACCGGTGAGGTGCGGTGCGAAGGCTTGAGGAACGCCGGCGACCGCGGTGGCGGTCCAGGCGGCGTGCAGCGTGTTGATGCCGGCGCGCTCGGCGTTGGCGAAGAGCGTCACGGCCAGGCCGGGGTCGAGGTTGCGGTCCGTGCCGGAGGAGATCGCTTCGCCGATGCAGATGTCGACGGTGTAGCCGTAGGAAGCGGCGTAAGCGCGGATCGTGTCGGCGTTGGCCTTGTAATTCGCGATCGTGCCGAAATGCCAGTTGATGATGTCGGGCATCTTATGTTCGGCGGCGCAGTGATCGATGAACGCCTTCAGCTTCGCCTCGTCGTAAGTGCTGTAGCTCGGGCCGGTGATCTTGGCGCCCGGCGATACGGTGCGGATGGCGTTCCAGGCCTCGTCCCACACGGCGAACCAGTCGGCGTAGGTGGCCATCGTCATCGTCGGACTTGTCGCGGGAGGCCCGCACGGTGACGCCTCAACCGCCGTGACGCCGATCTTCTTGTCAGGCTCGTTGTAGATGTCCCAAATGAAATTTTTCCCTTCGTTCAGCGCGCGCGTGGCGAGCGCGGTGACCTGGCTGCCCCAATAACTGCGCCAGTTGGCCGGATCGGAAGACGTCGGATCGGTGCACTTGACCGAGTCGCTTGCGATCAGGACGACGTTCGGCACGCCGAGCGTAACGGCGCGATCGTAGAGCGCGAAGGGATCGTCGAGCGGCAGCTGGGTCGATTGGCTGAGGCGGACGAACTGCAGGTTGAGCGGCTGGATGAGCGCATCCTCGGGCGCTCCGCGATCGAAACCGCCGAGCAGTCCGCTGGCCTTGTGGTCGACGGCGCCTTGGGGATCGTTGAGGTTGAAGGTCAGGCGGTCTTCAGCCGCGCACAGCGATAAAGCCGCGAAGGGGAGAACGAGCAAACGGCGGAGCAGGCGCCGGACATGGTTGGGGGTAGACATGGCGAGCCAGGGGTTTGGGGTGACGGGCAAAGCGAAGCCGCAATCCGGTGGGATCGCGGCTTCATCGGAATTCAGCGCGCGGGTGCGCGCGCTCAGAATTGAACGCTCGTCGAGAGCGTGAACGTCGTCGGGTCAGTGTAGCGGTAGAGGTAATTCGGACCGCCGGCCGGACTCGTGGACAGGGCGCCAGACTTGCGGCGGGCGCTGTTGCCGTTGGTGAGGTCGTAGGCGTTCCGGACGTTGAAATTGAAGGTGAGCCGCGCGCCCTTCACCTTGCGCGTGTAGATCGCGTAGAAGTCGACCTGGTGCGAGCCGCCGGCGCGGTAGGGCACGCCGTTGAGGATCGTCACGTTGTAGTTCGGCACCCAGACGCCGCTCGCGCCGAGGCGCACTCCGAGGCGGCGCGGCAGTTCGTAGTCGAGGATCCAGCTGCCGCTGTAGGGCGCGCTGCGCAAGCCGGTCACCTCGGTCGTGTTGGTGTTCGAGAGCAGGATGTTTTGCGCGTTGGCGATGAAGGTGGCGCTTTCCGCCATCGCAGGATTGCCTCCCGCGGCGTTCGCGGCGTTGGTGCGCGCGATGGCGGCGTCGAGCAACGCTTGGAACGCGGTGAAGTCGCGCGTCGCGCGGACCTTGGTGGCGGAGAACGTCGCGCGAGCCTGCAGGCCGAACGTGCGCTGGCCTTGGAGCGTGAGATCGAAGCCGCGCGATTTTTCCTCGGAGTTCACCGTGCGGCGCTCGTTGTTCAGGCCGGTCGTGACAGTAAAGTAGCCGGGATCGCTCGGGAGCAGGCCGTTCGGGTTGAAGAGGTCCTCGAGCTGCGTGTTCGAGAGCAAGTCAGGCGTCCACGAGTAGGCGGCGTTGCGGCGGTGAATCTCGTAGAAGGCGAGGCTGTAGAAAAGCTTCTGCTTCGCGAGGTCGCCCTTGATGCCGATTTCCTTCGTGTCGCCGGTGATGGGGCCGAGGTTCTGGCCGTTGAAGGTCTGGGCGGCCTGCCAGTTGAACGACTCGGAGTAGACACCGTAGAGATTGAGGCCGAAGTTCGGCTTGCGCACCGCGACCCACGTGAGGCCGGCAACGAGTGTGTTGGCGTCGACGTCGTATTTGGGATCGTAGCGATACATGTCCGGCGCGTCCGCGGGGTCGGGCACGGCGGC
The Candidatus Didemnitutus sp. genome window above contains:
- a CDS encoding carbohydrate-binding protein translates to MSTPNHVRRLLRRLLVLPFAALSLCAAEDRLTFNLNDPQGAVDHKASGLLGGFDRGAPEDALIQPLNLQFVRLSQSTQLPLDDPFALYDRAVTLGVPNVVLIASDSVKCTDPTSSDPANWRSYWGSQVTALATRALNEGKNFIWDIYNEPDKKIGVTAVEASPCGPPATSPTMTMATYADWFAVWDEAWNAIRTVSPGAKITGPSYSTYDEAKLKAFIDHCAAEHKMPDIINWHFGTIANYKANADTIRAYAASYGYTVDICIGEAISSGTDRNLDPGLAVTLFANAERAGINTLHAAWTATAVAGVPQAFAPHLTGLITPDTMLPRGAWWSYQSYGEMSGSTLTVDRTSAPNLDGLASFDSTAHRVIALVGTTEKSSYTGGTGKVRFTNVTPASGLLDASGYVHVKAERLPLTEAELTTLPLISEGDWKPSASGTLEVPFDVTSGREAVKVTLSLPTVAAPARQSGRVEAESLTATVNAGQTITAITDTAASGGKFSKAALTAAGDWVQYTFTAPASGTYWLNLGYKADPSRAIVQVSVDGVDVGGALDQSTNALGYPDASLGACTLTAGTHVLRLTVLGKSATATGYSAALDYYRLSALSPIEGEDITATPSPGDSAGRLTDAGASNGALELCNLNAVGDYVDFSVFVPAPGLYSLSSMVKKFSSRGMFQVTVDGLPTGPVVDGYSVSPAFVATRHGSVTFATAGQHMIRLEIVGKNAASTGYTIGLDSFALVPAALGIVAQADQLPITASGGATFTTPTYFNARGGSYSKVTLLGVMDTVTYTFSVPDAGLYFLAVRYVSGPDGARFQMNLDGTDVYAPIDTYAYAVGCTEVGIGSYSLAAGAHTLTFRVTGAADCSTGYALGLDTIRSTRVQTVIRREAELLPTTVSGGTWAIAANPPPASGSYVDADIGLGDYVRFQFDPLPAGVYRLETGFLAATDQGRFVALVDGYTVGRTRTAVYSATPQIRDGNDMNTDFGSFVLPSPGTYNVAYLTAFTSPGTRIGIDYLLLTKYERDR
- a CDS encoding DNA cytosine methyltransferase translates to MIEMFSGAGLLSYAFTMEGFEPIQAVELCPHAADTYRRNLGPHVVQADIRNVDPVGPCDIITAGPPCQGFSTLGKRQQNDPRNFLSFEVAKWAELTGASVVVIENVAAFLDSPIWERLARRLRRLGYQVDAQVLNAVDFGVPQLRTRSFTIASKLGLPEITPLRGGCRTVRRAIDGLGSPAAGNDHLHRARPLSPLAEARIRAIPPGGDKRDIMKRRPELAPRSWWNVHSEATDVWGRMELDAPANTLRTAFINPSKGRYIHPTADRMITLREAARIHSIPDHWQFCGPDSYIARQIGNSVPPRMGRAVARAVAALFSRQTSRRAA